The Clostridia bacterium genome has a window encoding:
- a CDS encoding flagellin — protein HTIANLDTAAENLQASESRIRDVDMAQEMMKYTKNNILNQAATAMLAQANQAPQGVLQLLR, from the coding sequence GCATACTATAGCAAACCTTGATACTGCGGCAGAAAACCTGCAGGCATCAGAGTCCAGAATACGTGACGTAGATATGGCTCAGGAAATGATGAAGTACACCAAGAACAACATCCTGAACCAGGCTGCTACAGCTATGCTGGCGCAGGCTAACCAGGCTCCGCAGGGAGTTCTCCAGTTATTAAGGTAA
- a CDS encoding DUF115 domain-containing protein: MENLIQKNLDFLERELPQVYKRYRQLLDKHCKDEVNAEYIGNASHHNILLNGKPAHSIYSPDIDGQIMSIMLNEEDYDTIFVFGIGMGHHINEMCKSFPEKNKIFYEPNFDVFCELLKVQDLEKLYSKNVMFLLSDDRQSIVDSLIHLFTTFVIYKVTFIGLPTYIAEYSEDWTYITKGYVDFFMRYSVNLKTLIKYNNSWMINIFKNLRHYPFESGFDDFKEKFKGVPGIVVSSGPSLKKNMHLLKDILDKAVVVSAGSSINALDASGIIPHIMLAVDGSQLMSDEYNAVKDNSILFAHIMNVHFDCIEKYKGPKLHFKVSSEMSVEYYEKVNSISSTTIGSGGSCANVAMDFLAKLGCNPIVLIGQDLCFTGNVTHSEGVWDRKEITTEVLKSDGPDFIKKKDIFGDDVFTNRVFSTIHKWFEDYIRANETHSTGLKVINATEGGLPIQGAENMSFSEAIRRYCKEDRNIKARLMDIHTQSLCRERENKKNVKHFLDSSQTEFKKIERMSKSRIELLQRIFKRLENGNSEAADLRSKINKITEKMEKNMAYNYLIWLQSFEMIYNIKNAYEIKAKEEKEVAEKLKVLYQGLEMQFNEIHMRIRIIRELVEKTLQELKSLKEWDDVYGQTG; this comes from the coding sequence ATGGAAAACTTAATTCAAAAGAATCTTGATTTTTTAGAGAGGGAACTGCCTCAAGTATATAAAAGATACAGACAGCTTCTGGATAAACACTGTAAGGATGAAGTAAATGCAGAATATATAGGGAATGCGAGTCATCATAACATTTTGCTAAATGGCAAGCCTGCCCATAGTATATATAGTCCTGACATAGACGGGCAAATAATGTCTATAATGCTTAATGAGGAAGATTATGATACTATTTTTGTTTTCGGTATAGGCATGGGACATCATATAAATGAGATGTGCAAGAGTTTTCCTGAAAAGAACAAGATTTTTTACGAGCCGAATTTTGATGTATTCTGTGAGTTACTGAAAGTGCAGGATTTAGAGAAGCTTTATTCTAAAAACGTAATGTTTCTTTTAAGTGATGACAGGCAAAGCATTGTAGACAGTCTGATTCATCTTTTTACTACTTTTGTAATATATAAGGTTACTTTTATAGGTCTTCCTACCTACATTGCCGAATACTCTGAAGATTGGACATATATTACAAAGGGATATGTAGATTTTTTTATGAGGTATTCCGTAAATCTGAAAACATTAATAAAATATAACAATTCCTGGATGATAAATATATTTAAAAACCTGAGGCACTATCCTTTTGAGTCAGGTTTTGACGACTTTAAGGAAAAATTTAAAGGAGTTCCCGGCATAGTTGTATCCTCAGGACCTTCCTTGAAGAAAAACATGCATCTGCTTAAGGATATACTTGACAAAGCAGTGGTTGTATCCGCAGGCTCATCAATAAATGCTCTTGATGCAAGCGGGATAATACCGCATATCATGCTGGCTGTAGATGGATCACAGCTCATGAGTGATGAATATAACGCAGTAAAGGATAACTCCATACTGTTTGCACACATAATGAACGTTCACTTCGATTGTATAGAAAAGTACAAGGGCCCAAAGCTCCATTTTAAAGTATCCTCAGAGATGAGTGTAGAATACTATGAAAAAGTCAACTCCATATCCAGCACTACAATCGGAAGCGGAGGGTCCTGTGCAAATGTGGCTATGGATTTTCTCGCAAAGCTTGGCTGCAATCCTATAGTACTTATCGGACAGGATCTGTGCTTTACAGGCAATGTCACGCATTCTGAAGGCGTATGGGACAGGAAGGAAATAACAACTGAGGTTTTAAAGTCGGATGGTCCGGATTTTATAAAGAAGAAAGATATATTCGGAGACGATGTATTCACTAACAGGGTTTTCAGCACCATACACAAATGGTTTGAGGACTATATAAGGGCAAATGAAACACACTCTACTGGTCTGAAAGTTATTAATGCTACAGAGGGTGGACTTCCCATACAAGGGGCGGAAAACATGAGTTTCAGCGAGGCTATCCGCAGATACTGCAAAGAGGACAGGAATATCAAGGCAAGGCTTATGGATATACATACACAAAGCCTTTGCAGAGAGAGGGAAAACAAAAAAAACGTCAAGCATTTCCTTGATTCATCACAGACAGAGTTCAAAAAGATTGAGAGGATGTCAAAGTCAAGGATTGAGCTTCTCCAGAGGATATTCAAGCGTCTTGAAAATGGGAATTCTGAAGCTGCCGACTTAAGAAGTAAAATAAACAAGATAACCGAGAAGATGGAGAAAAACATGGCCTACAACTATCTCATATGGCTTCAGTCCTTTGAAATGATATATAACATAAAAAACGCATATGAGATAAAAGCAAAGGAAGAAAAAGAAGTAGCTGAAAAGCTTAAGGTCCTATACCAGGGTCTTGAGATGCAGTTTAATGAAATACACATGAGAATAAGGATTATAAGGGAACTTGTCGAAAAAACGCTGCAAGAGCTCAAATCACTAAAAGAATGGGATGATGTTTATGGACAGACCGGATAA
- a CDS encoding Gfo/Idh/MocA family oxidoreductase, whose amino-acid sequence MKFAVIGLGSMGKRRIRNLLANNQKDIIGIDLRQDRCKEAEEKYGVRTYQTIDKVEDINNITAFIISVPPDKHMEYAGRAYEAGIHSFIEASVVDEGMKELIEKSKSNKAIRICPSCTLRFHPSICLIKDMVTSGKIGKISNFTYHSGQYLPDWHPWEDIKDFYVSKKETGGCREIVPFELAWLNWIFGDISSICGFNEKTVNLGIDIDDVYASCIKYKNGLTGTLLVDVVSRYAVRRLILNGLDGQIQWDWNKKSVEVYLAASGQWEYYHEPEGSVENGYNANIIEEMYINEIGSFIDAITGKSEFPNTLEEDYKLLQYLYGIEQANEAGRVQTY is encoded by the coding sequence ATGAAGTTTGCAGTTATTGGATTGGGTTCCATGGGTAAGCGCAGAATTAGGAATTTACTGGCGAATAATCAAAAAGATATAATAGGCATTGACCTGCGGCAAGACAGGTGCAAGGAGGCTGAAGAAAAATACGGAGTAAGGACATACCAAACCATTGATAAAGTAGAAGATATAAATAATATAACTGCCTTCATCATTTCTGTTCCGCCGGACAAGCATATGGAATATGCCGGCAGGGCTTACGAAGCAGGAATACACAGTTTCATTGAAGCAAGTGTTGTAGACGAGGGAATGAAAGAACTGATAGAAAAAAGCAAAAGCAATAAAGCTATCAGGATATGTCCTTCCTGTACTCTTAGGTTTCATCCTTCAATATGCTTAATAAAGGATATGGTTACATCGGGCAAAATAGGGAAAATATCCAATTTTACTTACCATTCAGGACAATACCTTCCTGACTGGCATCCCTGGGAGGATATTAAAGACTTTTATGTTTCAAAGAAAGAAACAGGCGGCTGCAGAGAAATAGTGCCTTTTGAGCTTGCCTGGCTAAACTGGATTTTTGGAGATATTTCTTCCATATGTGGCTTTAATGAAAAGACAGTAAATCTGGGAATAGATATAGATGATGTTTATGCCTCCTGTATCAAATACAAAAACGGTCTGACAGGTACACTGCTTGTGGACGTTGTTTCCCGGTATGCCGTCAGAAGATTGATACTGAACGGATTAGATGGTCAGATACAATGGGATTGGAACAAAAAGAGTGTAGAGGTTTATTTAGCTGCGAGCGGGCAGTGGGAATACTACCATGAGCCTGAAGGAAGTGTGGAAAACGGCTATAACGCCAATATAATAGAAGAAATGTATATAAACGAAATAGGCAGCTTTATTGATGCAATTACCGGGAAAAGCGAATTTCCAAATACTCTTGAGGAAGATTATAAATTGCTGCAGTATCTCTACGGGATTGAACAGGCAAATGAGGCAGGTAGAGTGCAAACATACTGA
- a CDS encoding glutamate-1-semialdehyde 2,1-aminomutase: MSQNKIYQEKAHKYIPGGAHTYSRGDDQYPLNAPPVLEKGKGCYVWDVDGNMFLDYGMALRAVTVGYGYEKIARAAINAIYDGNNLTRASKTEVEAAEEMAGLIDEMDMVKFGKNGSTVTSAAVKLARAYTGRKYVARCAQHPFFSYDDWFIGDTLMSSGVPEDTKNLTIQFDFNDIASVERMFSRYPDQISCVILEPATTVEPQYDFLHKLRDLCKKNGTVFILDEMITGFRWDLKGAQHYYGIVPDMCTFGKGMANGFSVAALLGKKEFMNLGGLSHDRERVFLISTTHGAEMCGMAALKETISTYKELNVVGHLWEYGAKLSNGMNGISRELGIEDKFYVEGTAASPNYICKDNSGGTSLEFRTLFSQEMIKNKVLMPWIALSYSHTQKELDITLDAVRKALVVYKKALDEGIGKYLEGRPIKPVFRKFN, translated from the coding sequence ATGTCACAGAATAAAATCTACCAGGAAAAAGCTCATAAATATATTCCCGGCGGGGCTCATACCTACAGCAGGGGAGATGACCAATACCCGCTGAATGCTCCTCCTGTACTTGAAAAAGGCAAGGGATGCTATGTCTGGGATGTTGATGGCAATATGTTTCTGGACTATGGTATGGCTCTAAGAGCTGTAACTGTGGGATACGGGTATGAAAAGATCGCGCGGGCTGCAATTAATGCAATCTATGATGGTAATAATCTTACCCGTGCTTCTAAAACAGAGGTTGAAGCTGCAGAGGAAATGGCAGGCCTTATTGATGAAATGGATATGGTTAAGTTCGGCAAGAACGGTTCCACGGTCACATCTGCCGCAGTAAAGCTTGCAAGGGCATATACCGGAAGAAAATACGTTGCCAGATGTGCGCAGCATCCGTTTTTCTCATACGATGACTGGTTTATTGGGGATACCCTTATGTCCTCGGGGGTTCCCGAAGACACTAAAAATCTTACAATACAGTTTGATTTTAATGATATAGCTTCTGTTGAGAGGATGTTTTCCCGGTATCCGGATCAGATTTCCTGCGTAATACTGGAGCCGGCTACTACAGTGGAGCCGCAGTATGATTTTCTCCATAAGCTGAGAGACTTATGTAAAAAGAATGGAACTGTATTTATTCTGGATGAAATGATAACGGGCTTCCGGTGGGATTTAAAAGGTGCCCAGCATTATTACGGTATTGTGCCCGATATGTGTACATTTGGAAAAGGTATGGCAAATGGTTTTTCTGTAGCCGCATTACTGGGGAAGAAGGAGTTTATGAATCTTGGTGGACTTTCACATGACAGGGAAAGGGTATTTCTGATATCCACGACGCATGGTGCAGAAATGTGCGGTATGGCTGCGCTTAAGGAAACAATCAGTACCTATAAGGAATTGAATGTTGTCGGGCACCTCTGGGAATACGGTGCAAAGCTATCAAATGGAATGAATGGTATTTCAAGAGAGCTTGGCATTGAGGACAAATTCTATGTTGAAGGAACGGCTGCCAGTCCGAACTATATATGTAAAGATAATAGCGGGGGAACATCACTGGAATTCAGAACTTTATTTTCACAGGAAATGATAAAGAATAAGGTACTTATGCCGTGGATTGCCCTTAGCTACTCACATACGCAGAAAGAATTGGACATCACCCTTGATGCTGTGCGGAAGGCGCTTGTAGTATATAAAAAAGCACTGGATGAGGGGATAGGCAAGTACCTGGAGGGAAGACCTATTAAGCCTGTCTTTAGAAAATTCAACTGA
- a CDS encoding oxidoreductase, with protein MSKYSDKISLRDRNIIVTGACGLLGKEFCKGIAEFGGNIAVADIDFEDASEFAAELRSVYGVEALPCKLDITSEDSVGRMLEVIKDKLGETDGLVNSAYPRNKTYGTTYENLNFHSWRENIDMHLNGYFNVIHKVSKVMMTQNKGSIVNLGSIYGILGPDFSIYEGTSMTMPAEYSVIKGGIVNFTRYLATRLAKYEIRVNCISPGGIHNNQPQPFVENYSLRTPMGRMGKPEEIVGGVIYLLSDMSSYVTGQNLVIDGGWSAW; from the coding sequence TTGAGCAAATATTCGGATAAAATCAGCCTTAGAGATAGAAATATAATAGTAACAGGGGCTTGCGGACTTTTAGGGAAGGAATTCTGCAAAGGTATTGCTGAGTTTGGCGGGAATATAGCCGTTGCAGATATTGATTTTGAAGACGCTTCTGAATTTGCAGCAGAATTGAGAAGTGTATATGGAGTTGAGGCTTTGCCATGTAAGCTGGATATTACTTCTGAAGATTCTGTAGGCAGGATGCTTGAGGTTATTAAGGACAAGCTGGGAGAAACGGATGGTCTTGTCAATAGTGCTTATCCCAGAAACAAAACCTATGGTACCACCTATGAGAACCTGAATTTCCATAGCTGGCGGGAAAACATAGATATGCATCTTAACGGATATTTTAATGTGATACACAAAGTTTCAAAGGTAATGATGACTCAAAATAAAGGAAGTATTGTCAATCTGGGTTCCATATACGGTATATTGGGCCCGGATTTTAGCATTTATGAAGGGACAAGCATGACTATGCCGGCGGAGTATTCGGTCATAAAGGGTGGCATAGTTAATTTTACCCGGTATCTTGCTACCAGGCTCGCAAAATATGAAATCAGAGTTAACTGCATTTCACCGGGGGGGATACACAACAACCAGCCTCAACCATTTGTAGAAAACTATAGCCTCAGGACACCTATGGGAAGGATGGGTAAGCCTGAAGAAATCGTAGGGGGAGTTATTTATCTTCTGAGTGATATGTCCAGTTATGTGACAGGGCAAAATCTGGTTATCGATGGCGGTTGGAGTGCATGGTAA
- a CDS encoding B12-binding domain-containing radical SAM protein has protein sequence MKKGKALIIIHDLYQEDNVFQLGPAYIAACLEKAGHEVETYCMDIFHYTNDQLAAYLDEKEFDLIGLNFLAARFKETVIDLCKTINLHKKSAWLQLGGHGPSPIPEYVLKTTGADIVGMGECEETIIELMECKLNNGDLSRVKGIAFREGDSVTINPRRNPVTDLDSIPFPAWHLFPMDRYTTSVKNAAMKDDERAITIISSRGCTNRCNFCYRMEKGIRVRSVENLIEEMKLLNTRYGVTYFNTQDELFILSRKRMMEFKRLLDENGLKIKFDVNCRVDIFNEEMAALLKECGCVFVNIGFESTSQKVLDIMNKNTTVEENMKAAEIANKVGLGIGLNCIWGEPGDNEQTLRDNAAFITKYNTYDQIRTIRPVTAYPGCDLYYYAIEKGLLRGPEDFFNKFKNSDLVTVNFTDLPIDRVYELLLEVNRGLILDHFRNTSGDMDAAEHLIRNFSDLYTGKIDKFRGARIYTREEAKHIAHIDRDRK, from the coding sequence GTGAAAAAAGGTAAGGCGCTTATAATTATTCACGATTTATATCAGGAAGATAATGTATTTCAGCTTGGGCCTGCGTATATAGCTGCCTGCCTTGAGAAGGCAGGGCATGAGGTAGAAACCTATTGTATGGATATATTCCACTATACTAATGACCAGCTTGCTGCGTACCTGGATGAAAAAGAATTCGATCTGATAGGTTTGAATTTTCTGGCAGCACGTTTTAAGGAAACAGTTATAGATTTATGCAAGACTATAAACCTGCATAAAAAAAGTGCCTGGTTGCAGTTGGGCGGTCATGGTCCAAGCCCTATCCCTGAATATGTCTTAAAGACAACGGGTGCAGATATTGTAGGTATGGGTGAATGTGAAGAGACTATCATAGAGCTTATGGAATGCAAACTGAATAATGGTGACTTATCCAGGGTTAAAGGTATCGCTTTCAGGGAGGGTGATAGCGTAACAATTAATCCAAGAAGGAATCCGGTAACGGATCTGGACAGCATACCTTTTCCTGCGTGGCATTTATTCCCTATGGACAGGTATACTACATCGGTTAAGAATGCTGCAATGAAGGACGATGAAAGGGCTATAACCATAATATCCAGCAGGGGCTGTACAAACAGATGCAACTTCTGTTACCGAATGGAGAAGGGCATCAGGGTAAGGAGTGTAGAAAACCTTATTGAGGAAATGAAACTGCTTAACACAAGATATGGTGTTACTTACTTCAATACCCAGGATGAGTTGTTCATATTATCCAGAAAGAGAATGATGGAATTTAAAAGGCTGCTGGATGAGAACGGATTAAAGATCAAGTTTGACGTAAACTGCCGGGTAGATATATTTAATGAAGAGATGGCGGCTTTATTAAAGGAATGTGGATGTGTATTTGTTAACATAGGATTTGAATCAACCTCACAAAAGGTTCTGGATATAATGAATAAAAATACTACGGTAGAAGAGAATATGAAGGCTGCAGAGATCGCAAACAAAGTAGGACTTGGAATAGGCCTTAATTGTATATGGGGAGAGCCGGGCGATAACGAGCAGACCTTAAGGGATAATGCTGCATTTATCACTAAATACAATACTTATGATCAGATCAGGACCATCAGACCTGTAACAGCCTATCCGGGTTGCGATCTCTATTACTATGCCATAGAAAAAGGTTTGTTAAGAGGCCCGGAAGATTTCTTTAATAAATTTAAGAATTCTGATCTCGTAACAGTAAATTTTACCGATTTGCCGATTGACAGGGTATATGAACTGCTTCTGGAAGTTAACAGGGGGCTTATTCTTGATCACTTCAGGAATACAAGCGGTGATATGGATGCTGCTGAACATCTGATACGGAACTTCAGTGATCTCTACACCGGAAAAATCGATAAATTTAGGGGAGCGAGAATTTATACCAGGGAAGAAGCAAAGCACATTGCACATATAGATAGAGACAGGAAATAA
- the neuB gene encoding N-acetylneuraminate synthase, whose protein sequence is MKSFDEILKKGTFIIAEAGVNHNGNLRLAIELINAAFAAGADAVKFQTFHADKLVTKSAEKAQYQKEATGSSESQYQMLRRLELTYEDHVKLFSYCKNKGIVFLSTPFDSESVDLLDELGVGIFKISSGDLTNMPMLQYVAAKGKPVILSTGMADIKETEEAVLWMRKAGVKHLALLHCTTNYPTPYPEVNLKAMETMKEAFKIPVGYSDHTVGIEVPLAAAALGACIIEKHFTLDKTMEGPDHKASLNPVELKMMVEGIRNIEKALGNGIKKPTQGELQNLALARKSIVAGRNIPKGHKIGMTDLDIKRPFSGIEPKYIYDVIGKVAKRDIQAEENINWSDIEL, encoded by the coding sequence ATGAAATCTTTTGATGAGATTCTGAAAAAAGGGACTTTTATAATCGCTGAGGCCGGAGTAAATCACAATGGCAACCTGAGGCTGGCAATTGAGCTTATTAATGCTGCTTTTGCGGCCGGAGCGGACGCGGTAAAGTTTCAGACATTTCATGCCGATAAACTAGTAACGAAAAGTGCAGAAAAAGCACAGTATCAGAAAGAGGCTACAGGAAGCAGCGAGTCCCAGTATCAGATGCTCAGGAGGCTGGAATTAACCTATGAGGATCACGTAAAACTGTTTAGTTATTGCAAAAATAAGGGGATTGTCTTTTTGTCTACTCCCTTTGATTCTGAAAGTGTTGATTTGCTTGATGAACTAGGGGTAGGGATATTCAAAATCAGCTCAGGAGACCTGACTAACATGCCAATGCTGCAGTATGTGGCAGCAAAGGGTAAACCCGTAATTTTGTCAACGGGAATGGCAGATATTAAGGAAACGGAAGAAGCGGTCTTATGGATGAGGAAGGCGGGAGTAAAACATCTGGCGCTGCTGCACTGTACTACAAATTACCCTACACCTTATCCTGAGGTTAATCTGAAAGCAATGGAAACTATGAAGGAGGCTTTCAAAATCCCTGTAGGGTACTCTGACCATACCGTTGGAATAGAAGTGCCTCTGGCTGCTGCTGCACTGGGAGCATGTATTATTGAAAAGCATTTTACTCTGGATAAGACGATGGAAGGGCCTGATCATAAGGCGTCACTGAACCCTGTTGAGCTAAAAATGATGGTTGAAGGCATAAGAAATATAGAGAAGGCTCTTGGCAACGGGATCAAAAAGCCTACACAGGGAGAGCTTCAAAATCTGGCATTGGCAAGAAAATCTATCGTTGCCGGAAGAAATATTCCTAAAGGGCATAAAATAGGAATGACAGACCTTGATATCAAGAGACCGTTTAGCGGCATAGAGCCAAAATATATTTATGATGTGATCGGAAAGGTGGCTAAAAGGGATATCCAAGCTGAAGAGAATATAAACTGGAGTGATATTGAACTATAG
- the neuC gene encoding UDP-N-acetylglucosamine 2-epimerase, protein MKRLRTMVVTVSRADYGLLYPLIVKLNEDTGFETIVTATGNHLSQLHGNTIQKLQDDGIVIGHMVEMPMTGDTGRDVCNSMAAGLSAFSDILAAEKPDLIIVLGDRYELWPVCMSAAIFRVPVAHIHGGEVTYGAVDEVIRHSVTKMSLIHFPSIDLYRQRIIQMGESPDRVFAVGALGIDNVRNIELMNKRELSLYTGADFENPTAIMTYHPVTLDDYDSASQQVKEVLEALLASPVFTIVTMPNSDVGGTSVYKTIYEYAEKYSDRFKIIKNLGQKAYLSTMEHARFMIGNSSSGIIESASFKLPVVNIGDRQQGRFKPNNVIDCICSRGEIINAIKKALSEDFIQSVSGMKNPYGDGKTAERIVDILKSFDFRDKNLLKKKFYNKY, encoded by the coding sequence ATGAAAAGACTCAGAACCATGGTAGTTACTGTTTCGAGGGCAGACTACGGGCTCCTTTACCCTTTGATTGTCAAGCTTAATGAAGATACGGGCTTTGAAACAATTGTTACAGCTACAGGAAACCACCTTTCCCAACTCCACGGGAATACCATACAAAAATTACAGGATGACGGTATAGTAATAGGTCATATGGTAGAAATGCCTATGACAGGGGATACTGGAAGGGATGTTTGTAATTCAATGGCTGCCGGACTCTCAGCTTTTTCTGATATTCTTGCGGCTGAGAAACCTGACTTGATTATTGTACTCGGTGACCGCTACGAACTATGGCCCGTTTGCATGTCTGCGGCCATCTTCAGGGTACCGGTCGCACATATCCATGGAGGGGAAGTTACTTATGGTGCTGTAGATGAGGTTATCCGCCATTCAGTCACAAAAATGTCATTAATACATTTCCCATCCATAGATTTATACAGGCAACGGATTATTCAGATGGGTGAAAGCCCTGACAGAGTCTTTGCTGTTGGAGCCTTGGGAATAGATAATGTAAGGAATATTGAGCTGATGAATAAAAGGGAGCTTTCCCTGTATACCGGTGCTGATTTCGAAAATCCGACTGCAATTATGACATATCACCCCGTAACCCTTGATGATTATGACTCTGCATCACAGCAGGTGAAGGAGGTTCTAGAAGCTTTACTTGCAAGCCCTGTTTTTACAATAGTTACAATGCCAAACTCTGATGTGGGAGGAACTTCCGTATATAAGACAATCTATGAGTATGCAGAAAAATATTCAGATAGATTCAAAATTATTAAAAATTTGGGGCAAAAAGCATATCTGAGCACTATGGAGCATGCAAGATTCATGATAGGCAACTCGTCGAGCGGAATTATTGAAAGTGCATCCTTTAAACTGCCGGTTGTAAATATCGGTGACAGGCAGCAGGGAAGATTCAAACCGAATAACGTGATAGACTGCATATGCTCCAGGGGAGAGATCATAAATGCTATAAAAAAAGCATTGTCAGAAGATTTTATTCAGTCTGTTTCCGGCATGAAAAATCCTTATGGAGACGGTAAAACTGCTGAAAGAATAGTTGATATACTGAAGTCTTTTGATTTCAGGGATAAAAATCTGCTGAAGAAGAAGTTTTACAACAAGTATTAG
- a CDS encoding acetyltransferase, producing the protein MEKIILIGAGGHCKVVIEIIKEFYEIAGITDSDYSKHGSQYHGISVIGNDEKLRYIYNNGVNRALVTVGSTGNSMLRKKLYEYASCIGFDMVNSVSRSAIVSPSVRTGRGNVVMDGAIIHADSVLGNNTIINTASIIEHDCIIQDHVHISPGAKLAGGVIAGEGSHIGIGATVIQNVKIGKHCIVGAGAVVTGDIPDFSVCVGVPARIIRQNTIEKP; encoded by the coding sequence ATGGAAAAGATTATTCTTATAGGTGCCGGGGGACACTGCAAGGTAGTAATTGAAATAATTAAAGAATTCTATGAGATTGCCGGTATTACGGATAGTGATTACAGCAAACACGGGTCTCAGTATCATGGAATAAGTGTTATAGGAAATGACGAAAAGTTACGATATATATATAACAATGGAGTTAACCGGGCATTAGTTACTGTGGGGAGCACAGGAAACAGTATGTTAAGGAAGAAACTGTATGAGTATGCTTCATGTATCGGGTTTGATATGGTCAATTCTGTAAGCAGAAGTGCTATAGTATCACCATCAGTCAGGACAGGCAGGGGAAACGTTGTCATGGACGGCGCTATAATACACGCTGATTCGGTTTTAGGCAATAATACTATAATTAATACCGCTTCCATTATCGAGCATGATTGCATAATTCAGGATCATGTACACATATCACCGGGTGCAAAGCTTGCAGGAGGTGTAATAGCAGGAGAAGGCTCCCATATAGGAATTGGAGCTACTGTTATCCAAAATGTAAAAATAGGAAAACACTGCATAGTTGGTGCCGGAGCAGTTGTAACCGGAGATATCCCCGACTTTTCAGTTTGTGTGGGAGTGCCTGCCCGGATTATCAGGCAAAATACTATCGAGAAGCCGTAA
- a CDS encoding nucleotidyltransferase family protein, which produces MKNLDIEKLFIKPDTTLKNTMEVIEKNAKGIALVIDHNERLLGTITDGDIRRAILKGIHLDEAIKSIMNEHFIFLTPGFTNTLVQTIYQQKSINQLPVLDDNMRVIDIVFVSDLYQKSSKENWAVIMAGGLGTRLYPLTKDIPKPMLTVGAKPIIETIIEQLKSYGYTNIILSLNYKAEIIKNYFQDGSNFGVNIKYISEKKRMGTAGAIRLAEQYLDKPFFVINGDILTRLNFEQFMKYHVRNDNIITIGTKKYDMQIPYGVVSITDENVVELKEKPCMNFFINGGMYCLNPDAIEFIPEDEYFDITQLINIYLEKKKKIGSFPITEYWMDIGQIDDYNQANMDYDNQFRGEISAAKE; this is translated from the coding sequence GTGAAAAACCTTGATATAGAGAAATTGTTTATAAAACCTGATACTACATTGAAAAATACCATGGAAGTCATAGAAAAAAATGCCAAGGGAATCGCTCTGGTTATCGACCATAATGAAAGACTGCTGGGGACAATTACGGACGGGGATATAAGGAGAGCCATTCTGAAGGGCATACATCTTGATGAGGCTATAAAATCCATCATGAATGAGCATTTTATATTTCTGACTCCTGGATTTACCAATACTCTGGTACAAACCATATATCAGCAAAAATCAATCAATCAATTACCCGTATTGGATGACAATATGAGAGTTATAGATATAGTATTTGTCAGTGACCTGTACCAGAAAAGCTCAAAAGAAAACTGGGCTGTGATTATGGCTGGCGGATTGGGAACAAGGCTGTATCCTTTAACGAAGGATATACCTAAACCAATGCTTACCGTAGGCGCAAAACCGATAATAGAGACTATTATAGAACAACTGAAATCATATGGATATACGAATATTATCCTGAGTCTGAATTATAAAGCTGAAATAATAAAAAACTATTTTCAGGACGGTTCAAATTTCGGTGTGAATATAAAATACATCAGTGAAAAGAAACGCATGGGGACTGCAGGGGCAATAAGACTAGCGGAGCAGTATCTGGACAAGCCTTTCTTTGTAATTAACGGGGACATTCTTACAAGGCTTAATTTTGAACAGTTCATGAAGTACCATGTAAGAAACGACAATATTATAACCATTGGAACGAAGAAATACGATATGCAGATACCCTATGGGGTAGTGAGCATTACAGATGAGAATGTGGTAGAACTGAAAGAAAAGCCGTGTATGAATTTCTTTATAAACGGGGGTATGTACTGCCTTAATCCCGATGCTATAGAATTCATACCGGAGGATGAGTATTTTGACATAACACAATTGATAAATATCTATCTGGAGAAAAAGAAGAAAATCGGCAGCTTTCCCATCACCGAATATTGGATGGATATAGGCCAGATAGACGACTATAATCAGGCAAATATGGACTATGACAATCAATTCAGAGGTGAGATAAGTGCAGCTAAAGAATAA